cgcactgtgtgtgtgtgtgcgtgtgtgtgcgtgtgtgtgtgtgcttaatgTATTCATAGCTATGAGGAAGCTGGTTGTTTCTCATGGGAAATGAGCTGACCAGGTATGAGGTTCTCTGTGGGGCTGGCTGGCTCTTCCTTCTCGCCTCACCTGGGTGTAGACGGTTCATGACAGCGCATCACTTTAGCTGAATGGCGGTTGCTCATACGGTTGATGGCCCTTCATTGTTTCccgtaaacaaaaaaaaaaacaaaaaaaaaaaacgaaacacacacacacccttatcTTGAATCTTGATGTGCAGCATTTTACTGTTGTGTGCTCTGGCATAACACCAGTTACAGTAGTGCCCTGCCCACTCCCCAAGGTTTGGTGTGGCACTGTTTGGGCCTGGCAGAATGCCCATGCCCTGCCAGTTGAACATCATTCTTCTTCTACAGGTACTGAAGTATGCTGTCGTGGCATCACACTCAACCAGTTTAATGGGTTGCCTCCCCGAAAAGCACCTTCTATAATAGCTTATGGCTCGAGCTTGCTTATTgattcacactgacacaccccaCGGGCAGTCTGACTAGTTGTGTTTGTGAGGGGGAGGACTACAGTGTTAAATGGAATAAATGCAAAAGTCATGGAACTGTTTCCATTTCTCTGTGATGGATGAGTGGATTTTCGTCCCACAGTGGGGCAAAGGGTGAAAAGACAGCAGCATGTGCCAGTGTCCCAGGAGAGTGGGCAACTCTGGCTAGACCTTAGGcgctcttctttttttaaaaaaaagtttatttcagTGGGACAGTGCTCACTATGAactaaaattttgaaaatgagcatTGGTGCATTTACTCCCAAGTTGGATATAAGCACATTTATATATCTGTAGCCTCCTGGCAATTAACTGCAACAGACATGGCAGAAGAAGCATGACAGGGCAGACAACAATAACTATGTGTCACGAGAAATGCAAATGCTAAAGCGAACAGTAGCAAATGGAAGTACGCATCCAGCAGTACTAGCAGCATTTACAAAGCCTGTGTGACTTTCTGTCATAATAAAACTAATGTTGTTAGAAAagatgtttaaatgaaaactatgTGGGATTTCTTCAGagcttctttattttatttatttatactttgttTTACCAGGAGAGTCCCATTCAGATTAATGTCTTTTTCTAGTAAAAAACACCACTTCTGTTCTTAGTGATGGTTAGTCCATGTTTTAATGTAAGATACAAACTGAACAATATTCATGAGTTGtgtcagtggagagagagagttccaAGTGTCTAACTGCGgtgctgtgttgggctgtgtgaaaCCGGGGTAGGCACAGAGACTGACGTAGTCACGGCGACAGGCGGAGTCACGGTCGGGGTAAAGAGCAGGGCCTGGGTTCTGGAGGGCAGCCGTCGCCGTAGCAACGCGCCTCGGTGTGTAAAACGCACCACTGACAGAGAGCGAAAGGGCAGTCAGGGCTGCCGAACAGCTGAGCCAAGGAAAACAAATTCCAGGGGCGGTGTGAGTAAGCCGCTTAGGCGGAAGCGACTGTAGGAAGGAATCATTGCAATACGGTCTTTTCATCCATTTTGTAAAGCATGTGTTTCTTGCTCTCCTTGATATTATATCGGAATGGGAACAGGCCTCGGATTTGGAATTCACTTCATGTAAAATATTCTAGTTAAAATAAGATGTTAGcgggcaaaaaaacaaatatttttggaaaatcttCTTTTAGTTATCTTTTCTTGTTAAATTCTAAATTTCGAAAAGAGTGTATATCCTGGTCCTCACCAGTCTGGTTTCAGCTTTACCTAAATTTGAATATAAACAGAGATATTTGACCAGCTTTACCTCTTTACctatttaaacaaatatgacCTTGGATCTTTCACATCAAAGAACAAAGACAGTTTGTTAAGAGCCAGTGCAGTGCCTCCAATGCTCTAGGTtggtaaatatgtaaaaaattttCAACTGGTTTTTTCAGCCAAGTTACACAGGCTGGTTTTCTTCTCACATTACATGATTAGCAGCACAGTAGctactgtcatttttttgtatgtCCTTGCTGTAATGGCAGGATATGTTGGTgagcaaataaatattacacTACTATATATTATGGTAATGGccatttaataaattatcatGTGGGGTTGGAAACTTCACTTAAATGTATGCTGTCATAAAAAGAGATACCGAAGTAAAATTGAAGGAGACTCCGGACTCCTAACATTCAGGACAGCTAGAGGGTTAGTACTAATTTATGCATGAAGTCACTGGCAAAGCAACTTGTTCAGATCAAACCAGATCAAAGTGCAACTTGGCCCTCATGTATCGCAAGCTTACTGGATGGCTACATGACTAAGGCGGGCCTATAGCTGTCAGTTGGCTGGCTGTCAAAGAGGGCACATGCCTGAATGTGTGTTCCCTGCAGTGCGTGCAGCAAGGGCACCAGGCGAACTGTGTAGCTGTGCCAGAGGTCTGTGCAGCTGGTGTCCGTTTGATATCGAGAAAAGATGTGTGACCGCCATGGCAACTAGAGCTGCTGACAACCtacatccgccccccccccccccccccccccccctcctttacAGAACCACAAAGAGGGTGCAGACGTTTTACGACGGGCGTCCCAACAGCCCCCCCGGGGTGTGTCACGTTCCCATGGCCGAGCCCTTCTGCGGCAGGACCAGAGAGGTGGGTGGTGCCGGTtcctcacaacccccccccccccccccccgtacgcTGGCGTTACATGCTCACACTCGTGCCCAGAAACCGTTACACAAGAGGCCTGTTCAGTGTTTTGCAGTCATCgtcatttttattcatgcaGCTGTATCTGTGAGCATATGAAAATTCAGGCCATGCTTCGTGTTGCTGCTGtggatttcatttttgtaaaataattaaatgccaTTACTTAATACAATAAGATGCATGCAAATGTAGTCCTTGTAATTTgttaactgaataaatatattttttaaaaccccaaataataatgaaatcgCATGAGTTTCAATGACCCGCACACATGTGAATTACAGTAAAAAGGCAGCAGCTCCCGGTTTCCACTCTTATtgagcctgccccccccccccttactgcGGGACaggtgctgctggaggtggCGAGGAGCCTGGGGGTGAAGTGCCACACCCGCGGCACCATGGTTACCATCGAGGGCCCCCGCTTCTCCTCCAGGGCCGAGAGCCTGATGTTCCGCCAGTGGGGCGCTGACGTCATCAACATGACCACCGTGCCGGAGGTGGTGCTGGCCAAGGAGGCCGGCCTCTGCTACGCCAGCATCGCCATGGCCACCGACTACGACTGCTGGAAGGAGCATGAGGAGGCAGtgagtgggggctggggggggggttgtggtacAGGTGGCATCAGGCATGGGGCATTGAAGTATGCAGGTGTTTTGAATTCAGTGTAAGTGTGGGCAGACGGTTCAGGGCCTGGCTGTCTACAGTCGCAGTACATTTCCCGCTTACTTAACATCCCGTGAGAGAATATGCTGATTACCCTGCCTTGTGTTGTCGTGCTAAATATCACATCCAAGATTCCAATTATCTCCACCCTCTAGTTTTCCCTTATCACACGTGCACAGTTATCAAATTTGTCATGAGTCATTTTACCACTTGACGGATACAGAAATATGAGACTGTCCTGCAGTCAGGCTACTGTAAATTTGGCAAACTACTGGGTGTGTACTCAGTGAGAGTGCAGCACGCTTCGATCAAAATGGCCACCGACATGTCAGCAGCAGCATGTGAATGAGGCCCGTAGCGATGAGGGGAAAGGGTTaagagaagaagagggaggCCGAAGCTTATGGGGGAGGGCGGCCTCCTTTCGTTCATTGGTATGGCGGCAGGGCGGGGTGCCCCGGGAGCCGGCTCAAACACTGACGTAAGGGCCTCTTTCGGCAGAGCGGAACCGCTGCGCTGACTCAGCGCATTAAGAGCTGACCTCACGTCCACACGGCGCGGCGCGGCACGGGCCAAAGTCCGCCGCGAGCCGGGGACGGAACGCCGAGCTCTTCCTGTAGCCGGGGAAAATTCCTGTTTTATCGAGATGGAGCCCGCTCCAGCGCTGGGGATTAGCGGCCCTGTCGTTCAGAATGCCGCTACGTGCCATAGACACCTGTCCTGCACCTGACTGACCGGGAACAATAGAGCGATGAAAAGTGAATGATTTAAATGACCTTGTGGAAAATAGAACAATCAGCTCTGCAATATTCTGCTCTACAGCAAAGAAAGGGGAACGTGTGAGAcccaaacactctctctctcactgtatatatatgtaacCATACTGAGATTGGGCTTGCTATTCTTTTTATactctttattttcatttttggaatgCGGCAGGTGATTATATTTAACAAAGAGCAGTAATGGGAATTTCATTAATATCACTTTTCCTTTAACATGACTTTTCCTACTCTTTCCTGTCCGTCATTAACGGGGTACCTTCTGCAATATAATAACTACGCACACTGAAGTAGCTGCCTTGTAGCCAAAGCTACAAACGGGCACCCCTGGCATAGTGCCTTTATATGAACGGTGTTAGCTCCAAGCTAATTGGTATGTGTTTATTATGTGTGGGTGGGTTACTGGACTTTATTGGCGTCCTCGAGTGACCCCTCCCACTTCCTTCAGCTCATTCCTTTGCCGCGGTGTCTCGCTGCACGTACCGAACGTGCATACCATTCCACTGTCATTGGAGCGAAGCGCGGATTCCACCATCTAGAGTCGTCTAGAGCCCTAGTGGCTTGTTGTCAGACCTCATGTCACCTGCTCGGGCCTAACCTTACCGCACGCCCTGTCGAATTCTACTACACCTCGCGTCCTCGGCGGAACGTGTTGGGCGGATGCTGCTGACACTAGAGGCGAATGATGCGGCGGTATGGACCGTCTCGCATCGTGCAGCGGAGATGCCTCGGCAGTCCAAATGCAAGGCCTCttatgtactgtactgaggaATGAGTAATGAGCCTTAAGTTACGTGAGGCACAAAACAGAACTTGTATCCATAGAGTAACGCATTCAACAGACGTGGTCACGTGTCGGTAaactggaatttttttaaagcaaattgtTCCTCACAAAGTAGACCGCTGTGCTTTACACTCTCTGATTGCATAATCCAACTAGGTCAGTGTGGTTCCCCTCACATCACGCTGAACGCACAAGGCATTAAAGTAATATCTGCTGCTTTTCATGTCAAACGAATAGCAGCAATTTACCACTTTGCTAGGTGTGGAATTGCTGCAGAACACCAGCTTTGGCCCACTGGAAATTTGTAGCAGACAGCTGGTGGGAGAACGCTGTCATTTTGCTGGAACCTGGCGTATTTGAGTGGGGTAACAGCAGTAGTTTGCTCTTATAGTTTCAGGAATCACCTTCTGATATGGTGTCAACAAGTAGGCaacaataaatgaacaaatgaaagtTAGGCCTATCCCTACGGTCACCAATAGTAGTAATCGGCAATTGTGAGAAAGCCAAAAGGTTGTTAGTGGCAGGGTGGAGATTGTGATGATGCGTCATTTAGGTCAACCACATGACTGTTTGTCAAACAGAATTATAACCGGCACACATGACCACCTTCCCATTTCCATAGCACTCAGATATAATATTTAATCATGACCATGCATTTTACGCAATTCTGTTTTGGAGATTTCCAGTGAAACAGATGACTCTTATGACATGGGACCTGCCGTCTGATTTCTTTGTCAGGCAACATAGGTCTTGTTTCTGGGAAACCATGAATGTGTTAATCAAAGGGAAAATGAAAGCACAaagcaaaacatgaaaaactggTATTGTTTAGCCCTTCGTTCAAAACTGTATTGCTCCAAGACAGGTTATGCATTGGGTGGTTTGTCAGTTGGGCTTGTACCAGTGCCAAGTATGTATACAGTCCTCTTGTGTAAAGTACACCTGTAATCATATAAGCCTTACCATTTGTTTCAAAAATCAGTGTTAATTTTTGTGCAAGTTGCTTTGAAGGATAGTCAATTctttaattgattttatgatGGGATGCATTTAAGGTCACGACATCGACAAAGGGCAGCTCTTTCCATACCTTCATTCCAAAGACTTGAAACATGGTGTTGAAAATGTTCTAGGAttgggctgcccaaccctgtttctggagatctaccatcctttatgttttcttttcaaccctaatttgacgcATCTGATTTCACTAGTAGCTCAAGGAGATCTGTagctattgaatgaggtgtgctttgttagggttggagtgaaaagctACAAgttggtagatctccaggaacagcatTGGGGAGCCCTGCTCTCTGAGGTCTGATGTGATTTCTGTAAAAAGTTGATGACTCAGGACTGTGGCTGTGGCCTGTTCCGCTTCACAGGTCTGCGTGGACAACGTGCTGAAGACGATGAAGGAGAACGCCAACAAGGCCAGCAGCATCCTGCTCACCGCAATACCGCAGATCTGCCAGATGGACTGGACCCACACAATAAAGGCCCTGAAAGTGAGTCTTTCGTCCATCCCCATCATTCACTGCCAGTGTTTGCTCAGCTGGGCCCTGGTTTTCCCACAACATATTCACGGCACAGCCGCAGAGCAAATGCTGGTGTCCGTGAATCACTCTGACTCGTTCACATGCCTACATGCTCACCAGCCCATCTGCCCAAAAGGCAACTCTGTTTAGCTTTGAGATCTGGGTTGCCTTCTGAGAAAACGGTGCTTGTTTTTGTGTCAGCCCAGCACCGagacatctgattctacttatcaagctCTTGATTGAACACCACGATTAGtgaattagtagaatcaggtgtcgtggagctggctaaaacaaaaacctgcacccacaatgGCCCTTTTTCCGGAAAAGATTGGACACCTCTGCTATAGATGATGAAAATTCTAGCAACGTGACCACAGGCTCTGTGCAATGATTTGATAGATGTATCATTTTGGAGGTATTCACATCGATGTGGCAGCAGTGGTAGAGCCTTGCACAAGTCTTCTTTTTTTGAGCAAATCCTCCCTCACATTACAGCCAAGTCACCTGTGAAGTATCTGGGAGCCCTTGACAGATGTTAGCTCTCGAGTCCAAAGGTGTAAGCCCAAATCTACACCTGTCCATCTCTTCTCATCAGCAGGCATTAGCAGAGCAATCAAATTCGTATGGCTAGCCCCGTAAACCTGTCAGGTTTTATCCAACGGCTTTTTTTACTCAAAGGCTGCGTTGACTAGCTCTCAGGGAATGTGGCTTTTGCCTACACCGCGTTGATGAACTGGCAGACGGCACCTGCATTCTTCAGAAGTTCTTGTCATTTccaaattttttatgtaaaattgGCACCTCAAGTGTCTCCATTACAGGGTTGCATGATGTGCCGGTACTGAAAAAGTCCCGCAGTACAAAAATTTTAGAAAAGGTACTATACCAGCATTTTACAAAATTGGATGCTTGGATACAAAAACACGGCTGACATTGCTTTCTATCATGGCAAAATGATTGCTCTCCgttggaaaataaatactgtgcCTTTAAGAATTTAAGGGAACATTGACATAGTGGGTGTGCGTAgtggcctgtgagtgtgtgtgtgtgtgtgtgtgtgtgtgtgtgtgtgtgtgtgtgtgtgtgtgtgtgtgtgtgtgtgtgtgtgtgtgtgtgtgtgaaggaaggCTGGCTGTGTAGCTGTATCCTCACGGAGGAAGAGAAGTTGGCCAGATATAAAGGCAGCAGTAGATCACATTGACTGTCCCCAGCTTGTTGACAAAGTAGGGCGCAGACAACATACGTGGTAAGCAagtatgcatacatgcacgacaaaaagatttaaatttGTGCAACTGTTTTATTATGTCTATTTGTAGGTACCTATCTATTTTTAGGTGAGCATTTCCTTATGACATAAAATTGTGACTCATATTGAACTTTTTGCCTTGCATGCAGTACTTGCATACCACTTATGTCAACCCCATGGCAGCTGTTTGACTACAATAATTTGCCCGAAGGAGGGAACACGTCCATTTGAGCAAAGTGTCTGTCCAACAAACAACCCCAATCTCTTCAGGGTCTTCAAATCCCGACAGGAGGGTAATAAAATGAGAAGTGTAGATTAAGTTATTTTGGTGGTTTAATAAGTGCAGTCCTGTTGTTCACAAAGTGCTCACATCTTAactttatttcttgttttgtgtgtcagatattttgttaataaatatttctgagtttacatttcattttatgagaAATTATTGGTTATCAGCGATTTACCGTGGTATTGATGTTAAGGTACCAAagctggtatcggtatcaaagccAAGATTACAACATGGCCCAAGCAAGAAAATGGGTAAATAATCCCTGTTtacatacatgaataaataaatgtgtcctATGATGATTATGATCTCTTAAtcatatgtattatatttttaacttatcgtatttttttcccatttgctTTTCAGtccacagcacagtgttcagtaatGCTGCCCAAGCACTGAAGATGCGACTCCACTTTTGTCTTACCTGACAGTAAAACCACAGAAAGGACATCCCAGTGAATGTAGACTGCAGAAACATCAGGTCCGACTGTACCGCGTGTTACCAGTGAGAAACATGGCtgatatgctttttttttattgtattcatatCATGCCCCACTCACTTTGTatgtcttttttgtattttctttaagaCGTTTGGTTCAGTACATTTCATCCCTTTGTAATATCTACTgggaaatgttttatatatagtcAGGTTCAGAATTATTGGCACGCTTGGTAGAAGATGACctaaaaaaaagtctgtataaaataagtaaCACGGCTAATGGGCTGTATTGTATGCTCCAAAGATGGGAAAACAAGAACAGttgtttaaaaagaataaaggTATATAATATAGTTTTGATAAAAAGTTTGAGTGTAAAATATAAAGCTCATtatctgtgttgtttattttatagagGCATTGTTTCACTATTTTcttcaagggtgccaataattgtacACATGGACATCATACAGTATAGGATGCAGATTGGTTTATGTTACAATTTTATATGATGCAAAGATCTGACAAAgatttctgttgcttttttgactgaatgattaaaataaacagctttaCATCAGAGAAACCCCATCTTTACATTAGAGAAATGACAGCTTTACATCAGACCACACAGCTCTGATTCTTACGAAAATAGCCTGCTCTTCATATCTGCTTGTAACCCATGACAATTTTAATCACCAGCATTTGTGCAATTTCTTTAATCCGTCACAGCTACTCACAGACATATGATTAATCTTTGAAAGCTGAACACACCTTCCCTGAAAGCATTTAATAACACTTAAAGTCATTAAAGTCTTATGAAATGCTTTAAGGGAATCATTAAAAAGTTCATAGCGAAAAGAAAGCCTTCAGTGTTTATTTGACAGTGCC
This region of Anguilla anguilla isolate fAngAng1 chromosome 5, fAngAng1.pri, whole genome shotgun sequence genomic DNA includes:
- the mtap gene encoding S-methyl-5'-thioadenosine phosphorylase — translated: MAADKQVKIGVIGGSGLDDPDILEGRTEKYMDTPFGKPSDALIVGKIKNIECVLLARHGRHHTIMPTSVNYQANIWALKEEGCTHLLVTTACGSLREEIQPGDIVIIDQFIDRTTKRVQTFYDGRPNSPPGVCHVPMAEPFCGRTREVLLEVARSLGVKCHTRGTMVTIEGPRFSSRAESLMFRQWGADVINMTTVPEVVLAKEAGLCYASIAMATDYDCWKEHEEAVCVDNVLKTMKENANKASSILLTAIPQICQMDWTHTIKALKSTAQCSVMLPKH